A stretch of DNA from Campylobacter concisus:
AGCTTTAATGATAGTGGTTAGAATAAAAAATAATATATCACTCATCGCTCACCTTTAAAATTTTCACTGCAACGTAGTTTTTACCATTAAAAATAAGACTAAGATCAAGCTTGTCGTCATAGTCACCCAAGTATGCTGCTAAGCCATCAAGCTCATCATCAATATCCATGCAAATGGCAAGCTTATGCTCGTTTTTTTCTAAAATAACCGCTTCATTTTGTGAAATTTCAAATTTAGCTATAAACTCGCTACTTGCATAAAGCTTTGCTCTTTTGGCTGTTTGTGTGGCATAGTTTGCAAAAAATGATGGCAAATTTATGGGATTTGCAAGACTTATAAGTGCCTCGTCGTCTTTTAAATTTACACTCTCACTATCTTTTAAAAGTGGCTCTATATCATTGTTTGGTATGAAATTTAAAATTTCTAGCTTATAGCCACGCTTGCTTGTGCCGTCACTTGCGTAAAAATTTTCTAAATCATCAAATTTAATGCCTCTATATCCTTTTTCTTTTGGCAAAAGTGGTGTGTAATCTATTGTATTTTCAGCTATTAGTCCAAGTGCGTTTGCGATGTCGTTTAAAAAATATCCTTTGTGTGGTATCGCCACATTTGTAGGCACTACGTCGTTGTTTATGTTTGTAAATGTGCCTTCTTGCTGATTTAGTGCTGCTGTGTCAAGATCTCCTTCAAAAATGCTAAATTTATAATCACCATTTTCGTTATAGCCTAGTGTCTTGCCAGGCTTTTTCTCGCTTGATAGAGTACAAATTTTAGCCACCCCAAGCGAGTTTGTGCGAGGAGGTATGAGCATCACACGAAACGGCGTGGATGTTGCTATTATTCCAGCAAGTGCGGCTAGTAAATTTGCATTTTCGTCCGTGTAAAAATCGCTTCCTAATATAAGCGTAAATTTGCTCTTTCCTTCGCTTAAAGCAGATATGTCTAAGCCAAAATTTTCATCAAAATTTGCTAGCCTTTCACTAAGCTTTTTTGGTAAATTTTCACCCCAATTTTTCAAGACAAAAAGTAAAATTTGCTCTAATTTGCCAGGTTTGTACGTTACACAGACGAAATTTTTAGAGTATTTTTTAACTACTTTATCCTCAATGTGATGAAAGTAAATTCCAGCCGCCTTGTTCATTTTTAAAGCATTATTTAACTTAAAGCTTGTTACTGGGCTTTCGTGTCTTAAGAAACTACCAGCAGTGATGATAAAATCGCTTTTTTTAATATCTTCATAGTCTGCATTATATGAGCTAAGCCCGCTAAATTCGCTAAATTTATTTAAAAATTTTTGATAATTTAGCGCCTCATTATTTATTAAATTTAGATCAAATTTCTCTCTTAAACGCTCTAAAATAAGGGCCTCTTCGTTCGTGATGAAGCTATTAAATTTTATATTTTTGATCGCGCCATTTTTAATATTTAAAACAATCTCTTCAAATTTCTCTTCATTTTTACAGGCAAGCTCGTTGTGAAAGTCATAACCAAACCTAGCTGCCCCACTTACCTCACCAAATGTAAAATCATTGCTGACGCGGTAAATTTGCTTACTTCTATCGCTAGTGCTCTTTTCTTTTATGTCATAGTAAATTAGCTCGCAGTCGCTTTGGTGCGGATTTGCCGCTGGGATAGGGTTTAGCTCCCAGATATTTGTACTATATTGAAAATGCGAACTAATAAGCGCTCCAGTAGGGCAAACGCTGATACACTCGCCGCAAAATGAGCAGTCTAGACTCTCGCCCACGCTTGGACCTATTAAGCTTTTTTGCATCTTACTAAAAACTGCATAGGCATCTTTTGGCATACTCTCTTTTAGCTCTTTTGGCACTTCAATGCCTCTTGGTACGGTCTTTAGCGCACTCTCACCGATCCTGTCCTTACAAACAGTGACACATCTTTCGCAGACTATGCAAAGAGCTGGATCGTAGTTGATTAGCCCCCATTCTTTATGTGGTTTGTGCGTGTCA
This window harbors:
- a CDS encoding NADH-quinone oxidoreductase subunit G; translation: MKISINDQILEADEGESILNIARANGIYIPALCYLSGCSPTLACRLCMVEANGKVVYSCNAKAKEDMQIYTNTPEIAAERNAIMQTYCVNHPIQCGVCDKSGECELQNLTTHLKVNEQKFAISDTHKPHKEWGLINYDPALCIVCERCVTVCKDRIGESALKTVPRGIEVPKELKESMPKDAYAVFSKMQKSLIGPSVGESLDCSFCGECISVCPTGALISSHFQYSTNIWELNPIPAANPHQSDCELIYYDIKEKSTSDRSKQIYRVSNDFTFGEVSGAARFGYDFHNELACKNEEKFEEIVLNIKNGAIKNIKFNSFITNEEALILERLREKFDLNLINNEALNYQKFLNKFSEFSGLSSYNADYEDIKKSDFIITAGSFLRHESPVTSFKLNNALKMNKAAGIYFHHIEDKVVKKYSKNFVCVTYKPGKLEQILLFVLKNWGENLPKKLSERLANFDENFGLDISALSEGKSKFTLILGSDFYTDENANLLAALAGIIATSTPFRVMLIPPRTNSLGVAKICTLSSEKKPGKTLGYNENGDYKFSIFEGDLDTAALNQQEGTFTNINNDVVPTNVAIPHKGYFLNDIANALGLIAENTIDYTPLLPKEKGYRGIKFDDLENFYASDGTSKRGYKLEILNFIPNNDIEPLLKDSESVNLKDDEALISLANPINLPSFFANYATQTAKRAKLYASSEFIAKFEISQNEAVILEKNEHKLAICMDIDDELDGLAAYLGDYDDKLDLSLIFNGKNYVAVKILKVSDE